A genomic window from Flavobacterium azooxidireducens includes:
- a CDS encoding serine hydrolase domain-containing protein, producing MSKLSIAVAISTILFTFSCQKKEEAPLLAQHVEEEIISIDSSLITIPFSLKLNPVSEDYAFEKERQVSEFYSKKIGLSDFSGALLVAKNGKIIFEDYKGYANFATKTPISETSALHLASVSKVMTATLVLKLVQENKIDLNEKVQTYLPDFPYQNTTVKTLLNHRSGLPHYSRFSESIKGWNSRKVLSNADVLDYLKRYKFALLAKNDTKFNYCNTNYAMLALIIEKVTEKSYAEAMQEQIFTPLGMNDTFVIDFEKQKKDVSQSYKSSYVNHGWDQFDAIYGDKNVYSTPRDLVKFDLATYSTEFLRKDLWEEALKGYSYEKRGVKNYGLGIRLREWETGQTLHYHNGWWHGNTSSYTTLKKDTIVIIALSNKYTQKTYQAMKLSALFGDYPFELNDKE from the coding sequence ATGTCTAAATTATCAATTGCTGTTGCAATTTCCACCATACTGTTCACTTTTTCCTGTCAGAAAAAAGAGGAAGCTCCGCTTTTAGCTCAACATGTAGAAGAAGAAATTATATCGATAGATTCTTCTTTAATCACTATACCCTTTTCATTAAAATTGAATCCTGTTTCAGAAGATTATGCTTTTGAAAAAGAAAGACAGGTTTCTGAATTTTACAGCAAAAAAATAGGATTATCCGATTTTAGCGGAGCATTATTAGTTGCCAAAAACGGAAAAATCATTTTCGAAGACTATAAAGGCTATGCCAATTTTGCTACCAAAACACCGATTTCGGAAACATCTGCTTTGCATTTAGCTTCGGTGAGTAAAGTAATGACTGCCACACTTGTTTTAAAATTAGTACAAGAAAATAAAATCGATTTAAACGAGAAAGTCCAAACCTACCTACCCGACTTTCCCTATCAAAATACAACTGTTAAAACGCTGTTGAACCACAGAAGCGGATTGCCGCACTATTCCCGCTTCAGCGAAAGCATAAAAGGTTGGAACTCCAGAAAAGTCCTCTCCAATGCTGATGTGTTAGATTATTTAAAACGATACAAATTTGCGTTGTTAGCCAAAAACGATACTAAATTTAATTACTGCAACACCAATTATGCCATGCTGGCTCTCATCATTGAGAAAGTAACCGAAAAAAGTTATGCCGAAGCAATGCAAGAGCAAATATTCACCCCGCTGGGCATGAACGATACGTTTGTAATTGACTTTGAAAAGCAAAAAAAGGACGTAAGTCAATCCTACAAGTCCAGTTATGTCAATCACGGTTGGGATCAGTTTGATGCTATTTACGGTGACAAAAACGTCTATTCCACTCCACGTGATTTAGTGAAGTTCGATTTGGCTACTTATTCAACTGAATTTCTCCGAAAAGATTTATGGGAAGAAGCCCTAAAAGGCTACAGCTATGAAAAACGTGGCGTAAAAAACTACGGCTTAGGCATTCGTCTCCGCGAATGGGAAACCGGACAAACTTTGCATTACCACAACGGTTGGTGGCACGGAAATACCTCATCCTACACAACTTTAAAAAAGGACACGATTGTGATTATTGCTTTATCGAACAAGTACACTCAAAAAACGTATCAAGCGATGAAGCTTTCTGCTTTGTTTGGAGATTATCCTTTTGAGTTGAATGATAAGGAGTAG
- a CDS encoding CvfB family protein — translation MLTIGVHHTLKIDRSTQVGLFLTDGKDDVLLPVKYVPNDYEIGQELTVFVYLDHEERPVATTLKPYITLGDYAFLRVNYTNQFGAFLDWGLEKDLFVPFKEQARPMEQGKRYLVHLFLDDRTNRLVGSSKINQFLDKEPSGLESGEEVHLIISHITDIGINVIINGRFRGLVYKNEVYDDKIRPGDKTKGFVKIVRPDGKIDVSLHKVGFESIEENAQVVLDELKASRGFLRLTDDSHPEDIKTVLKMSKKTFKKAIGALYRQKLIEIREDGIYLVK, via the coding sequence ATGCTTACGATTGGCGTTCATCATACCCTTAAAATTGACCGAAGTACCCAAGTGGGTCTGTTTTTAACCGACGGAAAAGACGATGTGTTGCTTCCTGTTAAATATGTTCCGAACGACTATGAAATAGGGCAGGAGCTTACTGTTTTTGTGTATTTGGATCATGAGGAACGTCCTGTTGCTACTACGCTAAAACCGTATATCACGTTGGGTGATTATGCTTTTTTGCGGGTGAACTACACCAACCAGTTTGGTGCTTTTTTAGATTGGGGTTTGGAGAAGGATTTGTTTGTTCCGTTTAAAGAGCAAGCCCGCCCAATGGAGCAAGGCAAACGCTATTTGGTGCATTTGTTTCTGGATGACCGAACGAATCGTTTGGTGGGTTCCAGCAAGATTAATCAGTTTTTAGACAAAGAGCCTTCGGGCTTGGAAAGCGGTGAGGAAGTGCATTTGATTATTTCACACATTACCGATATTGGTATTAATGTGATTATTAATGGCAGGTTTCGCGGATTGGTGTATAAGAATGAGGTGTATGATGATAAAATTCGTCCGGGCGACAAAACGAAAGGGTTTGTGAAGATCGTTCGCCCTGATGGTAAAATAGATGTTTCTTTACATAAAGTAGGTTTTGAAAGTATTGAGGAGAATGCTCAAGTGGTGCTGGACGAACTGAAAGCAAGTCGCGGTTTTCTTAGACTGACGGATGATAGCCATCCTGAGGATATTAAAACGGTGTTGAAAATGAGTAAAAAGACGTTTAAAAAAGCGATTGGTGCTTTGTATCGTCAGAAGTTGATTGAGATTAGGGAGGATGGGATTTATTTGGTTAAGTAG
- a CDS encoding 1,4-dihydroxy-2-naphthoyl-CoA synthase: MAEINWQTAKEFEDITYKKCNGVARIAFNRPEVRNAFRPKTTAELYQAFYDAQEDTSIGVVLLSAEGPSPKDGIYSFCSGGDQRARGHQGYVGEDGMHRLNILEVQRLIRFMPKAVIAVVPGWAVGGGHSLHVVCDLTLASKEHAIFKQTDADVTSFDGGYGSAYLAKMVGQKKAREIFFLGRNYSAQEAFEMGMVNAVIPHDELEDTAYEWAQEILAKSPTSIKMLKFAMNLTDDGMVGQQVFAGEATRLAYMTEEAKEGRNAFLEKRKPNFEKKWIP, encoded by the coding sequence ATGGCAGAAATAAATTGGCAAACCGCAAAAGAATTTGAAGATATAACCTATAAAAAGTGCAACGGCGTAGCCCGAATCGCTTTTAACCGACCGGAAGTCCGCAATGCCTTCCGACCCAAAACCACCGCTGAATTGTATCAAGCATTTTATGATGCTCAGGAAGATACCTCGATTGGTGTAGTATTACTTTCCGCAGAAGGACCATCGCCCAAAGACGGCATTTATTCATTTTGTAGTGGTGGCGATCAACGTGCTCGTGGTCACCAAGGTTATGTGGGCGAGGATGGAATGCACCGTTTGAATATATTGGAAGTGCAACGATTGATTCGTTTTATGCCAAAGGCCGTAATTGCCGTTGTTCCCGGATGGGCAGTTGGTGGTGGTCACAGTTTGCACGTGGTGTGCGATTTGACTTTGGCCAGTAAGGAACACGCTATTTTTAAACAAACCGATGCTGATGTAACGAGTTTTGATGGCGGTTATGGTTCTGCTTATTTGGCTAAGATGGTCGGACAGAAAAAAGCTCGAGAAATTTTCTTTTTAGGAAGAAATTATTCGGCACAAGAAGCATTTGAAATGGGAATGGTAAATGCCGTGATTCCGCATGACGAATTAGAAGATACAGCTTATGAATGGGCTCAGGAGATTTTAGCGAAATCACCAACATCTATTAAAATGCTGAAATTTGCAATGAATTTGACGGATGACGGAATGGTTGGTCAGCAAGTTTTTGCAGGCGAAGCCACTCGTTTAGCCTATATGACCGAAGAAGCGAAAGAAGGTAGAAATGCCTTTTTGGAAAAAAGAAAGCCTAACTTTGAGAAAAAATGGATTCCATAA
- a CDS encoding C1 family peptidase, which yields MLQKITLFSFLFVSVLSFSQTYEFQTIKEIEATPVISQGVTGTCWSFSTTSFLEAEIIRLTGKKIDLSEMYNVRNTYPKKAENYVMRQGKANFSEGGLSHDVINSVREYGLVPNSVYTGLNGLEEKHNHAELQALLEGMLKVFVDNPSKKLSPKWKESVQAVLDVYLGKNPTEFSFEGKKYTPSSFLTYTKINPDSYVSLTSFTHQPFYKSFIINIPDNFSNGSFYNLPLDEFIQNIDNALDKGFTLALDCDVSEPYFSGKYGVAAVPADEVNNKTILTEIKPEKEITPQYRQQEFENLTTQDDHLMHIVGKVKDQKGNLYYKVKNSWGTENLGNDGYIYMSVAYLKLKTISVLVHKDALLINTKRALSL from the coding sequence ATGTTACAAAAAATCACTCTTTTCTCTTTTTTATTCGTTTCTGTTTTAAGTTTTTCACAAACGTATGAATTTCAAACCATCAAAGAAATTGAAGCTACTCCGGTCATTTCACAAGGTGTAACCGGAACCTGTTGGTCGTTTTCTACTACTTCTTTTTTGGAAGCAGAAATTATTCGGCTCACCGGAAAAAAGATTGATTTATCTGAAATGTATAATGTTAGAAATACCTATCCAAAAAAAGCAGAGAATTATGTGATGCGTCAAGGAAAAGCAAATTTTAGCGAAGGTGGGCTTTCACATGACGTTATTAATAGTGTTCGAGAATATGGTTTGGTTCCCAATTCTGTTTACACCGGCTTGAATGGCTTAGAAGAAAAACACAACCATGCCGAATTGCAAGCTCTTTTGGAAGGAATGTTGAAAGTTTTTGTGGATAATCCGAGTAAAAAGTTATCTCCAAAATGGAAAGAATCGGTGCAAGCCGTGTTGGATGTTTATTTAGGAAAGAATCCAACAGAATTTTCGTTTGAAGGAAAAAAATATACACCTTCTTCGTTTTTAACTTACACCAAAATCAATCCGGATTCTTATGTTTCATTGACATCGTTTACACACCAACCGTTTTACAAATCATTTATCATCAATATTCCTGATAATTTTTCGAACGGAAGCTTTTACAATTTACCTTTAGATGAATTTATTCAAAACATTGACAATGCGTTAGATAAAGGTTTCACATTAGCATTAGATTGCGATGTGAGCGAACCTTATTTCTCTGGAAAATATGGCGTTGCGGCTGTTCCGGCTGATGAAGTAAATAATAAAACTATTTTAACCGAAATCAAACCTGAAAAAGAAATTACTCCTCAATACCGTCAACAGGAATTTGAAAATCTAACTACACAAGACGATCATTTAATGCACATTGTTGGGAAAGTAAAAGACCAAAAAGGAAATCTGTATTATAAAGTAAAAAACTCGTGGGGAACGGAAAATTTGGGTAATGATGGTTATATTTATATGAGTGTAGCTTATTTAAAATTGAAAACAATTTCCGTTTTGGTGCACAAAGATGCTTTACTTATCAATACAAAAAGAGCGTTGAGTTTATAA
- a CDS encoding P-loop NTPase fold protein, with translation MIKKNDFQFISEKPLKANNSISLSFGHKEIVSVLKKIVKKSPESFTIGLYGDWGSGKSSIAVSLKEELKNEIPLVIFDVWKHEGDSLRRTFLSHLVKDLKKYNDEKVFSLKYELDERTSNTKVVNDEIQILNWKKIKPHFFALLIISSGLLLPFLLFSLILDIWLNLIDLSNVIGQIVISIFSLLSFSVLFKYINQFIEVKKITTTQDKFKDPNEFENEFKRILNEGLKKEKLIIVFDNLDRVNGDKALEIMSTIKTFLDPIDESVKDKDVTFIIPCDEKAIKRHLKKSLNYKEDDKDYETYSSEYLRKFFNTIIWIPEFYTNELEKLAKQCLKNSKIAELDNEDIAALIVLVFDKNPRQIIQYVNILISNFLLIEKRNISGFNLKNQMAQFAKYLLLVQKFPDVMEYLKSNLIYDLEEISSKNFKEINFLKDVNESDFKKFLTLTSYIKINSLDVFFKLRKSEFEEKFPNSERLIKMIETQEINNIINVNDLNKNLNKERQFELGEDFEYLDKLSIRENLEDFNFIIQQKIRNTKNSILVCKFIDGLLFLTKHYEITLHTITYRVIYDKFKNSTQNISFINSENIVSQIFEKVYEDYLRNNFIRELKRQWIADFINFHDDTEFEDGYYSGEYINDLLEMFIKNNNYFDFEELDKIRNIITNKFSTNLEIFDRISTDKNLRKKLASSKYIKEIIKNINLFLEADIEEMNIESENDYITIIKILDLISYYEDSFYNVELNTQISIFINNQIKYVVGLKFDENQKEKMLEKYFILFTKIHNTTNHVPTIESDQLYETIKSQFIESNYKNSIWFFKFYFTYNYVSNISATKKDDFKLRIKSFFDRRIDAQIMYDSIIKKVEIETLFKEVEYKNVLLTKSNLSFDYFKVFYNYFSDEEKQFLFNSWIVNEIDLFTEILDSKKIIIPDSLKTAEYILNHIQLGNDLIEREKLYAILFKIKDLDFYDFKKYSNQIIALVTSDNQEEQNLGLRELNKNRVKIDEKDLAVSCINRLIKNLKFINNKSRNVINILRTNFDGKKKFFNEQLKKNPSIIELSSDYIINQSDYEFFISLKENLYKNNDIDLSKSLLSKYSQLELSNVTIFGKIKPFIINIIEDNNSTNYLDEIKEFIKIYDEKVHIENKDSYFENLKNQFNL, from the coding sequence ATGATCAAAAAGAATGACTTTCAATTCATATCAGAAAAGCCACTTAAGGCAAATAATAGCATTTCTCTTTCATTTGGTCATAAAGAAATCGTATCGGTACTAAAAAAAATAGTCAAAAAATCACCTGAATCCTTTACTATTGGACTATATGGAGATTGGGGATCTGGGAAGAGTAGTATTGCTGTTTCATTAAAAGAAGAACTAAAAAATGAAATTCCATTAGTAATCTTTGATGTCTGGAAGCACGAAGGAGATTCATTAAGAAGAACTTTTTTAAGCCATCTTGTCAAGGATTTAAAAAAATATAATGATGAAAAAGTATTTTCTTTAAAGTATGAGCTAGACGAAAGAACTAGTAATACGAAAGTCGTTAATGATGAGATTCAAATTTTGAATTGGAAAAAGATAAAACCTCATTTTTTTGCACTCTTAATTATATCTTCAGGTTTGTTGCTTCCTTTTCTTTTATTTTCCCTTATTTTAGATATTTGGTTAAATCTAATAGATTTATCAAATGTGATAGGACAAATTGTAATTTCTATTTTTTCCCTTTTATCCTTCTCTGTTTTATTTAAATATATCAATCAATTTATTGAAGTAAAAAAAATTACTACTACACAAGATAAATTTAAAGACCCAAATGAATTTGAAAATGAATTTAAAAGAATTTTGAATGAAGGGCTCAAAAAAGAAAAATTAATTATAGTTTTTGACAATCTTGATCGAGTTAATGGAGATAAAGCCCTAGAAATAATGTCTACCATTAAAACATTTCTAGACCCTATTGATGAAAGCGTAAAAGATAAGGATGTAACTTTTATAATTCCATGTGATGAGAAAGCTATTAAAAGACATTTAAAAAAATCTCTTAATTATAAAGAAGATGATAAGGATTATGAAACTTATTCTAGTGAGTATTTAAGAAAGTTTTTTAACACAATTATATGGATTCCTGAATTTTATACGAATGAGTTAGAAAAACTTGCAAAACAATGTCTAAAAAACAGTAAAATCGCAGAATTAGATAATGAAGATATTGCGGCTTTGATTGTTCTTGTTTTTGATAAAAATCCAAGACAAATAATTCAATATGTCAATATACTAATATCTAATTTTTTATTGATAGAAAAGAGAAACATTTCTGGCTTTAATTTAAAAAATCAAATGGCACAATTTGCAAAGTATTTACTACTTGTTCAAAAATTCCCTGATGTAATGGAATATCTAAAAAGTAATTTAATTTATGATTTAGAAGAAATTAGTTCAAAGAATTTTAAAGAAATAAATTTTCTTAAAGATGTAAATGAATCTGACTTTAAAAAATTTCTTACCCTAACAAGTTACATAAAAATTAACTCACTAGATGTGTTCTTTAAATTGCGAAAAAGTGAATTTGAAGAAAAATTTCCTAATAGTGAAAGGTTAATTAAAATGATTGAAACTCAGGAAATAAATAACATAATCAATGTAAATGATTTAAACAAAAATCTTAACAAAGAGAGACAATTTGAACTAGGTGAAGATTTCGAATATCTTGATAAGTTATCTATAAGAGAAAATTTAGAAGATTTTAATTTCATTATACAACAAAAAATAAGAAACACAAAAAATTCGATTTTAGTATGCAAATTTATTGATGGTTTATTATTTCTGACAAAACATTACGAGATCACATTACATACAATAACCTATAGAGTAATTTATGATAAATTTAAAAATTCAACACAAAATATTTCCTTTATAAATTCTGAAAATATTGTCAGCCAAATATTTGAAAAAGTTTATGAAGACTATTTAAGAAACAACTTTATAAGAGAACTAAAAAGACAATGGATTGCAGATTTTATAAATTTTCATGATGATACAGAATTCGAAGATGGTTATTATTCCGGAGAGTATATAAATGATCTATTAGAGATGTTTATTAAAAACAATAACTATTTTGACTTCGAAGAACTAGATAAAATCAGAAATATCATAACAAATAAATTTTCAACTAACTTAGAAATATTTGATAGAATTTCAACTGATAAAAATCTCAGAAAAAAGTTAGCTTCTTCAAAATATATCAAAGAAATAATTAAAAATATAAATTTATTTCTTGAGGCAGACATTGAGGAAATGAATATAGAAAGTGAAAATGATTACATAACAATCATTAAAATTTTAGACTTAATCTCCTACTATGAAGATTCATTTTATAATGTTGAATTAAATACTCAAATCAGTATTTTTATAAACAATCAAATAAAATATGTTGTAGGTCTAAAATTTGATGAAAATCAAAAGGAAAAAATGTTAGAAAAATATTTTATATTATTTACAAAAATTCATAATACTACTAATCATGTTCCAACAATAGAATCAGATCAATTATACGAAACAATCAAAAGTCAATTTATAGAATCCAATTACAAAAATTCAATATGGTTTTTTAAATTCTATTTTACATATAATTACGTTTCCAATATAAGTGCAACGAAGAAAGATGATTTTAAATTAAGAATAAAGTCATTTTTTGATAGAAGAATAGATGCACAAATAATGTATGACAGCATAATAAAGAAAGTTGAAATTGAAACATTATTTAAAGAAGTAGAATATAAAAATGTTTTACTTACAAAATCAAATTTAAGTTTTGATTATTTTAAAGTTTTTTACAATTACTTCAGTGACGAAGAAAAACAATTTTTATTTAACTCATGGATTGTTAATGAAATAGATTTGTTCACGGAAATATTAGATAGCAAAAAAATTATTATTCCAGACTCTTTAAAAACTGCCGAATACATTTTAAATCATATTCAGTTAGGCAATGATTTAATTGAAAGAGAAAAATTATATGCTATTTTATTTAAAATAAAAGATTTAGATTTTTATGATTTTAAAAAATATTCAAATCAAATAATTGCGTTAGTTACTTCTGATAATCAAGAAGAACAAAATCTTGGTTTAAGGGAATTGAATAAAAATAGAGTAAAAATAGACGAAAAGGACCTAGCTGTAAGTTGTATAAATAGGCTAATCAAAAATTTAAAATTTATTAATAATAAAAGTCGAAATGTTATAAATATCCTTAGAACAAACTTTGATGGCAAGAAGAAATTTTTTAATGAACAATTAAAAAAGAATCCCAGTATTATTGAATTATCTAGTGATTATATAATTAATCAATCTGATTACGAATTTTTCATTTCATTAAAAGAAAATCTCTACAAAAATAACGACATTGACCTTTCAAAATCTCTTTTAAGTAAATATTCACAACTTGAATTAAGTAATGTTACTATATTTGGTAAGATAAAACCTTTTATAATAAATATCATTGAAGATAATAATTCAACTAACTATCTTGATGAGATTAAAGAATTCATAAAAATTTACGATGAAAAAGTACATATCGAAAATAAAGATTCTTATTTTGAAAATTTAAAAAATCAATTTAATTTATAA
- a CDS encoding S8 family peptidase, with the protein MKAITLLFALIITTICYAQEFDYAQNELIVEFKNSNKNKMELFKKDQTLMKINDSLNLDTFEVIGNKNVRNTFLLKFKNNINVILAVEVYKKTGLFEFVEPNYIGTGHGFMQTTPNDQFYLSRQWSHANNGSFTLSPSTVDADIDTDLAWDITQGDPNLIVAILDSGIKLDHPEFSGRFVQGYDFAYNDSDPTDDHGHGTNVAGIALAKGNNSIGYAGVNWNSKIMACKILNIDDFGYYSWWASAIYFAVDNGAKVINMSVGGNSASSILENAINYAYNNNVSVVVSSGNQNSTIQYPARYENAIAVGSTNSNDTRTNPFFWDPTSGSNFGSELDFVAPGNYIYGLSHYSNTNYNSYWGGTSQAAPHLTGVISLMLSVKPDLTVTEIRQILIETSEDMVGNSFDTPGWDQYYGHGRINAFNALSHQLLSNTEYYVENETIKLYPNPVGYENYFYISGLKDDDYTVSLISMTGKVIKEYKTTSEIEIVKVNTESLSSGAYFVKIVNLNNKLTFSKKFIKI; encoded by the coding sequence ATGAAAGCAATAACTTTACTTTTCGCCTTAATTATTACCACAATTTGTTATGCTCAAGAATTTGATTATGCTCAAAATGAGTTAATTGTTGAATTCAAAAACAGTAATAAAAATAAAATGGAGTTGTTTAAAAAAGACCAAACACTCATGAAAATAAATGATTCATTAAACCTTGATACGTTTGAAGTTATTGGAAATAAAAATGTTAGAAATACTTTTCTTTTAAAATTTAAGAATAACATAAATGTTATTTTGGCAGTTGAAGTTTACAAAAAAACAGGACTGTTTGAATTTGTAGAACCAAATTATATAGGTACAGGTCATGGATTTATGCAAACAACACCAAATGATCAATTTTATTTAAGTAGACAATGGTCGCACGCTAATAATGGCAGTTTTACTCTTTCTCCATCTACTGTGGATGCAGATATTGATACTGATTTGGCATGGGATATTACACAAGGAGACCCTAACTTGATTGTAGCCATTCTTGATTCCGGCATAAAGTTAGATCATCCTGAATTTTCAGGAAGATTTGTTCAGGGATATGATTTTGCATATAATGACAGTGATCCTACAGATGACCATGGACATGGAACAAATGTGGCAGGCATAGCTCTTGCTAAAGGAAATAATTCAATTGGCTATGCCGGTGTTAATTGGAACTCTAAAATTATGGCTTGTAAAATTCTTAACATTGATGATTTTGGATATTACAGTTGGTGGGCAAGTGCTATCTATTTTGCTGTTGATAATGGTGCAAAAGTAATCAACATGTCTGTTGGCGGAAATTCTGCCTCATCAATTTTAGAAAATGCAATTAATTATGCTTATAATAACAATGTGAGTGTTGTTGTTTCTTCAGGAAACCAAAATTCAACAATTCAATATCCCGCAAGATATGAAAATGCAATTGCTGTAGGCTCAACAAATTCAAACGACACAAGAACAAACCCTTTTTTTTGGGACCCTACAAGTGGTAGCAATTTTGGTTCGGAACTTGATTTTGTTGCACCCGGAAATTACATCTATGGTCTAAGCCATTACTCTAATACAAATTATAATTCCTACTGGGGTGGCACTTCTCAAGCAGCACCTCATTTAACAGGGGTTATATCGTTAATGCTCTCGGTTAAGCCAGATCTTACGGTAACTGAAATTAGGCAAATACTCATAGAAACATCCGAGGACATGGTAGGAAATAGTTTTGATACCCCAGGTTGGGATCAATATTATGGTCATGGTAGAATAAATGCTTTTAATGCGTTATCGCATCAGCTTCTATCAAATACAGAATATTATGTTGAAAATGAAACTATTAAACTTTACCCAAATCCTGTTGGATATGAGAATTATTTTTATATTTCCGGACTTAAAGATGACGATTATACTGTTTCGCTAATTTCTATGACAGGTAAAGTTATAAAAGAATATAAAACAACCTCAGAAATTGAAATAGTAAAAGTCAATACAGAATCTTTATCCTCCGGTGCATACTTTGTAAAAATTGTTAACCTAAACAATAAGCTGACGTTTTCAAAGAAATTTATCAAAATTTAG
- a CDS encoding PIN domain-containing protein, which produces MTEKNIPKSDSLIFIDTNIYLDFYRIRKSNVSMKYLEEIVKHKNLIITSSQVEMEYKKNRQSAILESITEINKISVNLNVPTIFSNDEAVEKMKKSKKEIDELQKKLKTLIEEVLKNPNIKDPVYKSLENIFTNKSPINLDRKNEIRFKIRELANKRFNLGYPPRKKDDNSIGDAVNWEWIIKCAEENKKNIILVTRDTDFGVIYDNESYINDWLRQEFIQRIGKKQTIFLTDKLSKAFQLVQIPVTEEMIEEEEKVIKFSNNLSIYDTVRAMGKASENLKMINESREFSMRIQRAMEYMNNIKNIK; this is translated from the coding sequence ATGACAGAAAAAAACATTCCAAAAAGCGACTCTTTAATTTTCATTGATACTAATATATATCTCGATTTTTACAGAATCAGAAAATCCAATGTATCAATGAAATATTTAGAAGAAATTGTAAAACATAAAAATTTGATAATTACTTCAAGTCAAGTTGAAATGGAATATAAGAAAAATAGACAGAGTGCAATTCTTGAATCTATTACTGAAATAAATAAAATAAGTGTTAATCTAAATGTTCCTACAATTTTTTCTAATGACGAAGCGGTTGAGAAAATGAAAAAATCAAAAAAAGAAATAGATGAACTTCAAAAAAAATTAAAAACTCTTATTGAAGAAGTTTTAAAAAACCCCAATATAAAAGACCCTGTATACAAGTCTTTGGAAAATATTTTCACAAACAAATCGCCTATAAATCTTGATAGAAAAAATGAGATACGATTCAAAATTAGAGAACTGGCAAATAAACGATTTAATCTGGGATATCCTCCAAGAAAAAAAGATGATAATTCAATTGGTGATGCCGTTAATTGGGAATGGATTATTAAATGTGCTGAAGAAAATAAAAAAAATATAATTTTAGTAACTAGGGATACTGATTTTGGAGTAATCTATGACAATGAATCATATATAAACGATTGGTTAAGGCAAGAATTTATTCAACGAATTGGCAAAAAACAAACGATTTTTCTGACTGACAAATTAAGTAAAGCATTTCAACTAGTTCAAATTCCAGTTACTGAAGAAATGATTGAAGAAGAGGAAAAAGTGATAAAGTTCTCAAATAATCTTTCAATTTACGATACAGTTAGAGCAATGGGTAAAGCGTCAGAAAATTTGAAAATGATAAATGAAAGCCGTGAGTTTTCAATGAGGATACAGAGAGCTATGGAATATATGAACAATATAAAAAATATAAAGTAG
- the bla gene encoding subclass B1 metallo-beta-lactamase yields the protein MKVGLAILLTILLAVSLITCKNSKEEDFKPTLVYESAILQVTQITENSFIHTSFLQTNDFGNVPCNGLIVSDNKEVIIFDTPVNDKSADELIKWIKETLQYKIKGIIPTHFHDDCLGGLKSFHTNKIPSYAYLTTIELAKENNFIVPQNSFKDSLLLKVGNKTIIAKSFGEGHTKDNVVGYFPSEELLFGGCLIKELGAQKGYLGDANIKAWSSTVENIKKRFPNLTLVVPGHGKYGNAELLDYTIDLFKTKHFGEDKFESK from the coding sequence ATGAAAGTCGGCCTCGCTATTTTACTCACTATCCTACTAGCTGTTTCACTCATTACTTGTAAAAATTCAAAAGAAGAAGATTTTAAACCTACACTAGTTTACGAGTCGGCTATTTTGCAAGTGACCCAAATAACAGAAAATTCTTTTATACACACGTCATTCTTGCAAACCAATGATTTTGGTAATGTTCCTTGTAACGGCCTAATCGTATCAGATAATAAAGAAGTAATTATTTTTGACACACCCGTAAACGACAAAAGTGCAGACGAATTGATTAAATGGATAAAAGAAACACTTCAATATAAAATAAAAGGTATTATTCCAACACATTTTCACGATGATTGTTTAGGAGGACTCAAATCATTTCATACTAACAAAATACCTTCCTATGCCTATCTAACAACTATTGAACTTGCAAAAGAAAATAATTTTATTGTTCCTCAAAACAGTTTTAAAGATTCACTACTACTGAAAGTAGGCAATAAAACAATTATAGCAAAGTCTTTTGGAGAAGGACATACGAAAGATAATGTTGTTGGCTATTTTCCAAGCGAAGAGTTATTGTTTGGTGGCTGTTTAATTAAAGAATTAGGTGCTCAAAAAGGCTATTTAGGAGATGCCAATATAAAAGCTTGGTCAAGTACCGTTGAGAACATAAAAAAAAGATTTCCAAACCTAACGCTTGTTGTTCCCGGTCATGGAAAATATGGAAATGCTGAATTACTGGATTATACAATTGATTTATTCAAGACGAAACATTTTGGTGAGGATAAATTTGAATCTAAGTAA